In the Bacillus shivajii genome, one interval contains:
- a CDS encoding rhodanese-like domain-containing protein, whose amino-acid sequence MNWVLIGLTIVLIIFLALRLKRPKYLKPLEQEEFKKDYRKAQLIDVREEKEFKTGYILGARNIPLSQMRHRMTEIRQDQPVYLYCQNGTRCYQAAKVLRKKRGIDNFVMLKGGFRKWSGKVKK is encoded by the coding sequence ATGAACTGGGTATTAATTGGCTTAACAATTGTACTTATTATTTTCCTTGCCTTACGATTAAAACGTCCAAAGTATTTGAAACCGCTAGAACAAGAAGAGTTTAAAAAAGATTATCGCAAAGCTCAGCTTATCGATGTACGTGAAGAAAAAGAGTTTAAAACAGGTTATATTTTAGGTGCGAGAAATATCCCACTATCTCAAATGAGACATCGTATGACTGAAATTCGTCAAGATCAGCCTGTATATTTGTACTGCCAAAATGGAACTCGCTGCTATCAAGCTGCTAAAGTCCTTCGTAAAAAGCGCGGAATTGATAACTTTGTGATGTTAAAAGGCGGATTTCGAAAGTGGTCAGGTAAAGTAAAAAAATAA
- the gcvT gene encoding glycine cleavage system aminomethyltransferase GcvT — MLSTQKTPLFEIYKDYNGKTIDFGGWDLPVQFSGIKEEHEAVRTKAGLFDVSHMGEIEVKGKGAIAFLQKVMTNDVSKVKQSACQYTAMCYEDGGTVDDLVFYKRNDEDYLLVVNAANIEKDYNWLKEHQTEDVEIINVSDEYAQIAVQGPKAEEVTQKLTSQDLSEITFFKFREGVSLADKDVLISRTGYTGEDGFEIYCRPEDAVHLWKALLEAGENEGIVPCGLGARDTLRFEARLALYGQELTKDITPIEAGIGFAVKPDKEADCIGKEVLKEQKENGPARKLVGLEMIDKGIPRTDYEVYKDGEKIGFVTTGTQSPTLKKNVGLAIIDSKYKALDTEVEVQVRKRRLKAKVVSTPFYKRS, encoded by the coding sequence ATATTGTCAACGCAAAAAACACCATTGTTTGAAATTTATAAGGACTATAATGGAAAGACGATTGATTTCGGTGGATGGGATCTCCCTGTTCAATTTTCAGGAATTAAAGAAGAACACGAAGCAGTAAGAACGAAGGCAGGTTTATTCGATGTATCCCATATGGGTGAGATTGAAGTGAAAGGAAAAGGAGCCATCGCTTTTCTACAAAAAGTCATGACAAACGATGTTTCCAAAGTAAAGCAGAGTGCTTGTCAATATACAGCGATGTGTTATGAAGACGGCGGTACGGTTGATGACCTCGTTTTCTATAAGCGTAATGATGAAGATTACTTATTAGTTGTTAATGCAGCAAATATTGAAAAAGATTATAACTGGTTAAAAGAGCATCAAACAGAGGATGTTGAGATTATTAATGTCTCAGACGAATATGCGCAAATAGCGGTTCAAGGTCCTAAAGCAGAAGAGGTTACGCAAAAATTAACGAGCCAAGACTTATCTGAAATTACATTCTTTAAATTCCGTGAAGGGGTCTCGTTAGCTGATAAAGATGTATTAATCTCACGTACTGGTTATACAGGAGAAGACGGGTTTGAAATTTATTGCCGTCCTGAAGATGCTGTGCATTTATGGAAGGCACTACTTGAAGCAGGGGAAAACGAAGGAATTGTTCCTTGTGGTCTTGGTGCACGTGACACATTAAGATTTGAAGCACGACTTGCATTATACGGTCAAGAATTGACAAAAGATATCACTCCGATTGAAGCGGGAATTGGTTTTGCTGTAAAGCCTGATAAAGAAGCTGACTGTATCGGTAAGGAAGTATTAAAGGAACAAAAAGAAAATGGTCCAGCTCGTAAGCTAGTAGGTCTTGAAATGATTGATAAAGGGATTCCGCGAACGGACTATGAAGTATATAAAGACGGGGAAAAGATTGGTTTTGTTACAACAGGAACGCAATCCCCTACGTTAAAGAAGAATGTCGGTTTAGCAATTATTGATTCAAAATATAAAGCATTAGATACAGAAGTTGAAGTACAAGTTCGAAAGCGTCGCTTAAAAGCGAAAGTAGTTTCTACACCATTTTATAAACGATCCTAA
- the gcvPA gene encoding aminomethyl-transferring glycine dehydrogenase subunit GcvPA yields the protein MKFRYLPMTENDQKQMMETIGINDIEELFSDIPKETRYDGELKIEEALDEPKLVKEMTRLANNNKNIKEYTSFLGAGVYEHYIPSFVNHMLLRSEFYTAYTPYQPEISQGELQAVFEFQSMICELTGMEIANSSMYDGPTALAEAAMMSAGHTRKKTILVSKTVHPEAREVLKSNANGQNLTVVEIDEKDGVTDIEHLKSQYNDDIASVIVQYPNFLGNIEDLKAIEEVAHQGKGLFIVSSNPLSLGVLQPPGEFGADVVIGDAQPFGIPTQLGGPHCGYFAVTKKLMRKVPGRLVGQTTDDEGTRGFVLTLQAREQHIRRDKATSNICSNQALNALGAAMTMTALGKRGVKDMAMQNLQKAHYAKEQLKKHGVEIVYDQAFFNEFVVKLPKAVKDVNKELVKHDILGGYDLSRTYDDKENMMLIAVTELRTKEEIDHFASVLGGVE from the coding sequence TTGAAATTTCGTTATTTACCAATGACAGAAAACGATCAAAAACAAATGATGGAAACGATCGGAATTAACGATATTGAAGAATTGTTTTCTGATATTCCAAAAGAAACACGTTATGATGGGGAATTAAAGATTGAAGAAGCATTAGATGAGCCAAAGCTTGTAAAAGAAATGACTCGTCTTGCTAATAACAATAAAAATATTAAAGAGTATACATCATTTTTAGGTGCAGGGGTATATGAGCACTACATTCCTTCCTTTGTAAACCATATGCTACTTCGTTCAGAGTTTTATACTGCGTATACACCGTACCAACCAGAGATTTCACAAGGTGAACTACAAGCGGTTTTTGAGTTCCAATCAATGATTTGTGAACTTACAGGAATGGAGATCGCAAACTCATCAATGTATGATGGTCCAACTGCTTTAGCTGAAGCGGCAATGATGAGTGCAGGGCATACGCGTAAAAAGACGATTCTCGTTTCAAAAACTGTTCATCCTGAAGCACGTGAAGTATTAAAGTCAAATGCTAACGGACAAAACTTAACGGTTGTAGAAATTGACGAAAAAGATGGCGTAACTGATATCGAGCATTTAAAATCTCAGTACAACGATGATATTGCAAGTGTTATCGTCCAATATCCGAACTTCTTAGGAAATATTGAAGACTTAAAAGCAATAGAAGAAGTCGCGCATCAAGGAAAAGGGTTGTTTATTGTATCTTCTAACCCATTAAGCCTTGGCGTATTACAACCACCTGGAGAATTCGGTGCAGATGTTGTCATCGGTGATGCTCAACCGTTCGGTATTCCAACTCAGCTTGGTGGACCGCACTGTGGTTACTTTGCTGTAACAAAAAAATTAATGCGAAAAGTTCCAGGGCGTCTTGTCGGTCAAACGACAGATGATGAAGGAACACGTGGATTCGTATTAACATTGCAAGCACGTGAACAACATATTCGCCGTGATAAAGCAACAAGTAACATTTGTTCAAACCAAGCATTAAATGCATTAGGTGCAGCAATGACTATGACGGCATTAGGTAAACGTGGCGTTAAAGACATGGCAATGCAAAACTTGCAAAAAGCACATTATGCGAAAGAGCAGTTGAAGAAACACGGGGTTGAAATCGTTTATGATCAGGCGTTTTTCAACGAGTTTGTTGTAAAGCTTCCTAAAGCTGTGAAAGATGTGAATAAAGAACTTGTCAAACACGATATTTTAGGTGGATACGACTTATCTAGAACGTATGATGACAAAGAAAATATGATGCTTATTGCGGTAACAGAACTACGTACTAAAGAAGAGATTGATCACTTTGCTTCAGTATTGGGGGGAGTAGAATGA
- the gcvPB gene encoding aminomethyl-transferring glycine dehydrogenase subunit GcvPB: MSHKDQPLIFELSKEDRVGHSLPELDIPEIDVNDLLPEQFQRDEAPELPEVSELQIVRHYTALSKRNHGVDSGFYPLGSCTMKYNPKINEDMARLPGFAHIHPYQDEETIQGALELMYKLQSSLEEITGMDRVTLQPAAGAHGEWTGLMLIRAYHEANGDYQRTKVIVPDSAHGTNPASATVAGFEAVTVRSNERGLVDLDHLKEVVGEDTAALMLTNPNTLGLFEEEILEMAEIVHDAGGKLYYDGANSNAILGISRPGDMGFDVVHLNLHKTFTTPHGGGGPGSGPVGVKSDLVPYLPKPLIVKDEDAYRFEYDVPESIGRVKPYYGNFGINVRAYTYIRTMGPVGLRNVSEFAVLNANYMMRRLEPYFDAPYSQHCKHEFVLSGKRQKKQGVRTLDIAKRLLDFGYHPPTIYFPLNVEECLMIEPTETESKETLDEFCDAMIQIAKEAEENPEIVQEAPHHTVIGRLDETTAARKPILRYTKEATS; this comes from the coding sequence ATGAGCCATAAAGACCAGCCATTAATTTTTGAACTAAGTAAAGAAGATCGTGTTGGACATAGTTTGCCAGAATTAGATATTCCAGAAATAGATGTCAATGACTTGTTACCAGAGCAGTTTCAACGTGATGAGGCACCTGAACTTCCAGAGGTGTCAGAGCTTCAAATTGTTCGTCATTACACTGCGTTATCAAAACGTAACCACGGAGTAGACTCCGGGTTTTATCCACTAGGGTCTTGTACAATGAAGTACAATCCAAAAATAAATGAAGATATGGCACGTCTACCAGGATTTGCTCATATTCATCCTTATCAAGATGAAGAAACGATCCAAGGTGCATTAGAGTTAATGTATAAACTTCAATCTTCTTTAGAAGAAATTACAGGAATGGACAGAGTAACGTTACAACCAGCTGCAGGTGCTCATGGCGAGTGGACTGGATTAATGTTAATTCGTGCATACCATGAAGCGAACGGCGATTATCAACGTACGAAAGTAATTGTCCCAGACTCTGCTCATGGAACGAACCCAGCATCTGCTACAGTAGCAGGATTTGAGGCTGTTACAGTACGATCAAATGAGCGTGGACTTGTAGATCTTGATCACTTAAAAGAAGTTGTTGGTGAAGATACAGCTGCACTGATGTTAACAAACCCAAATACACTTGGATTATTTGAAGAAGAAATTCTTGAGATGGCAGAGATCGTTCATGATGCTGGTGGTAAGCTTTACTACGACGGAGCGAACTCAAACGCGATTTTAGGTATTTCTCGTCCAGGGGATATGGGATTTGACGTTGTACACTTAAACCTTCATAAGACATTTACAACGCCTCATGGCGGTGGTGGACCAGGTTCGGGGCCAGTCGGTGTTAAGAGTGATTTAGTTCCTTATTTACCAAAACCGTTGATTGTGAAAGATGAAGATGCTTATCGTTTTGAATATGATGTACCTGAATCGATTGGTCGTGTGAAGCCTTACTATGGAAACTTCGGAATTAATGTAAGAGCATACACGTATATCCGAACGATGGGACCAGTTGGACTACGTAACGTATCTGAGTTCGCTGTATTAAATGCGAACTATATGATGCGACGTTTAGAGCCGTATTTTGACGCGCCGTATTCACAACATTGTAAACATGAGTTTGTATTGTCAGGTAAGCGTCAGAAGAAGCAAGGTGTACGTACATTAGACATCGCCAAACGTTTATTGGACTTTGGGTATCACCCACCAACAATTTACTTCCCATTAAACGTTGAAGAGTGTCTAATGATCGAACCAACTGAAACCGAGTCTAAAGAAACATTGGATGAATTCTGTGATGCAATGATCCAAATTGCCAAAGAAGCAGAAGAGAATCCAGAAATCGTTCAAGAGGCACCACACCACACAGTAATTGGGCGTCTTGATGAAACGACGGCAGCAAGAAAACCAATTTTACGCTATACAAAAGAAGCAACTTCATAA
- a CDS encoding alpha/beta-type small acid-soluble spore protein, with amino-acid sequence MARRNKILVPEAREGLDQLKAKVMNANHPNNAKYEVAQEQGIKLNKGYNGNMKAKDAGKVGGSLGGNMVRELVKMAEQQLIQQKK; translated from the coding sequence ATGGCAAGAAGAAATAAGATTCTTGTTCCTGAAGCACGTGAAGGGTTAGATCAATTAAAAGCAAAAGTGATGAACGCAAACCATCCAAATAATGCAAAGTATGAGGTAGCACAAGAGCAAGGTATTAAATTAAATAAGGGGTATAACGGGAATATGAAAGCAAAGGATGCAGGGAAAGTTGGGGGAAGTCTTGGCGGAAATATGGTGCGTGAGCTTGTGAAGATGGCAGAACAACAATTAATTCAGCAGAAAAAATAA